taaaaacagttggaAATTTGGCACTATCTATTGAGAGAGAACTTGTGAAAATtaatcatttaagaaaatatcaGGTCTGGATATTTGAATGGGTCATTTTTACACTAAGTGATGGAGTCTGATACTTCTTTGGGAATTTAAAGAAACTCACTCTCCTTTTCAGTAacgatttagaaaataaattttgcccACATTtgactttccaaaataaatactCTAGGTACATTTCATGAGTATGAACGAGCACAGGAGACtcttatttaaatatcaaatttaatttcttttattttaataaattcatgaAATTATACAAATCTTCATGGAAGATAGAGAACTGAGTTGTGAATGAATTTTATACAATTTGGACTAGTTTTACTTTATTGATCAATATATCCTATTTTGGGGCCCATTTAAGATATTCCACCATAACAGCTCAGTTTGTATaagttttcttctacttttcctaccagtagtttcttcttccttcaacTGAGTCATTCAAGCTCCATCATATGAGTCTTTCCCAAGTACTCCTTCACCAAAAATAGTTACAATAATAGGAAAGatggatattttaatatattcttgtaATAGGAGCATTTTAAAGGTTActatcctttcttcttttctaggtTATGAAACTTGGAAATCCCGAGGTTGCCAGGAGACTGCTACTTAGAGGTGCAAATCCCAATTTGAAAGACGGAACTGGTTTCGCTGTCATTCATGATGCTGCCAGAGCAGGTTTCCTGGACACTTTACAGACTTTGCTGGAGTTTCAAGCTGATGTTAACATCGAGGATAATGAAGGGAACCTACCCTTGCACTTGGCTGCCAAAGAAGGCCACCTCCCGGTGGTGGAATTCCTTGTGAAGCACACCGCCAGCAAAGTGGGGCATCGGAACCATAAGGGGTACACCGCCTGCGACTTGGCCAGGCTCTACCGGAGGAACGAGGTCGTTAGCCTGATGGAGGGAAACCCGGCGGAGGGAGCTGAGAATCTACAATGAATGTGGGGAGGGGTCTCCCACACTGCCTTCTATTTTGTCAGTTAAATGGTTGGCTGTCCAGTTTTAGTATCATGCTAAAATTCAGTTTTGTCATATTTTAAGCAGCTTTTTAAATCTTCTGAAACTGCTAAATGGAAATCTTACTGCAggtttatgaatatatttaagcAACATCTTTTCCACCAACAAAATCTTAAATTCTAACATGTAATTGCAAATagctttgttttattattttatctttccttgACTTTTTCCTTGCTTCTCCCTTTGCCAGTCTCAGTACCCACGTTGgagactttgttttaaaaatgggttgTCTGATGCTTCTTTTGCCTAATTAAAACACTTTTTCAGAACAGAACAATGTTTTTCTGATTTCCACTCCTCTATAACCCCCACATAATTTACCACTTGCTAGAAGAAGATCATGATGGTTTATGTCCTGACATTAGAAAACACAGACCAGTTGAA
This DNA window, taken from Desmodus rotundus isolate HL8 chromosome 3, HLdesRot8A.1, whole genome shotgun sequence, encodes the following:
- the CDKN2C gene encoding cyclin-dependent kinase 4 inhibitor C, yielding MAEPWGNELASAAARGDLEQLTSLLQNNVNVNAQNGFGRTALQVMKLGNPEVARRLLLRGANPNLKDGTGFAVIHDAARAGFLDTLQTLLEFQADVNIEDNEGNLPLHLAAKEGHLPVVEFLVKHTASKVGHRNHKGYTACDLARLYRRNEVVSLMEGNPAEGAENLQ